Proteins encoded within one genomic window of Amycolatopsis nigrescens CSC17Ta-90:
- a CDS encoding TetR/AcrR family transcriptional regulator, producing the protein MSITSPPRRQARSRQAILRACLELCQEVGFGHTTMDGIARRAGVGKQTIYRWWPSKAAVVMEAINEQAENAISMPDSGDIVADLRSQMRSVVAFLAGDMAETVAGVIGAAQTDPALATALHEIAVEPHIARSHKRLEAARRQGQIRADTDLDAIVELLFSPLYFRLLLRAEPVSEAQVDATLDICFTGLRPEQPRPTNNA; encoded by the coding sequence ATGTCGATAACGTCGCCACCGCGTCGGCAGGCTCGTTCTCGGCAGGCGATCCTGCGTGCCTGCCTCGAACTGTGCCAGGAGGTGGGGTTCGGCCACACGACCATGGACGGCATCGCACGGCGCGCCGGAGTCGGCAAGCAGACGATCTACCGATGGTGGCCGTCGAAAGCGGCGGTCGTCATGGAGGCGATCAACGAGCAGGCCGAGAACGCGATCAGCATGCCGGACAGCGGTGACATCGTGGCCGACCTGCGCAGCCAGATGCGCTCCGTGGTCGCGTTCCTGGCCGGCGATATGGCAGAGACCGTCGCCGGGGTGATCGGCGCCGCCCAGACCGACCCGGCGCTCGCGACGGCACTGCACGAGATCGCTGTGGAGCCACACATAGCCAGGAGCCACAAGCGGCTGGAGGCAGCACGGCGACAAGGGCAGATCCGCGCCGACACCGATCTGGACGCGATCGTCGAGCTGCTGTTCTCGCCGCTGTACTTCCGGCTGTTGCTGCGCGCCGAGCCCGTGTCCGAGGCCCAGGTCGATGCGACACTGGACATCTGCTTCACCGGGCTGCGCCCAGAGCAGCCTCGACCAACGAACAACGCTTAA
- a CDS encoding alpha-L-rhamnosidase C-terminal domain-containing protein, which produces MGGLSALPRARRGRVFAVVVVFVSVVGACESEPGGGEAAVELSREAVAADTSWRDRVLDVDGPHVYPRSVTVVSGSAGVREAEGLLRPDGGATTLRREGEDEPVLLVDLGVLTSGYLELGVDGGTDAPIRLAYAEGKEYLDPRTGDGSADPADFFHQGQTPGSDDDPDARADVFAPRGEPATLRSPGLRGAQRYVAVSLDSPGTATIDYLRVRQAQRPASYEGYFRSSDRVLDEAWFASAYGVNLSVAKDSRRNSDAGWIILDGPKRDRIPYVGDLQVVALSGYYQSGGHREPVRNTLALFACQQHPDGSLPVSSRIDVPCGRADPGPPDGSPPGWEPPPITTLARLDSFTAWWVIGLADYHRYAGDPEFVRAMLPVARRAVQFLASRTAGGDLFVTDHYDNRWAINWHPPNTATGIDAYTNAAYYGALRALAGLERSVADDDTAARGLDDRAGRVRDALLARLWDPGAGAMVLNTQDPRRDHTADANIGPLLLGMFDQNQAREAMRFLGTALATPYGTKTSEHPADTNPQDTIHMTQFISPYLLANEALGRFRYGDGTGALRLIRTAWGHMLRTGPGTPWEQIQLDGTAGGAGTSGGSTGLAHAWSTAVPALSAHVLGAEPIADGYRTWRVAPHPVDLRFAQGDVPTPHGTLSVRWQRGEHDTSFRLTAVAPHGTTGTIALPLLGRDRDIALNGHIVWRAGQPAGRFAATREGDHVVFTGLSGATTLAWSS; this is translated from the coding sequence ATGGGGGGACTATCGGCTTTGCCGCGTGCCCGCCGCGGCCGGGTGTTCGCGGTCGTTGTCGTGTTCGTTTCGGTCGTCGGTGCCTGCGAGTCCGAACCCGGTGGGGGCGAGGCGGCGGTCGAGCTGTCCCGGGAAGCCGTCGCGGCCGACACGAGTTGGCGTGACCGGGTGCTGGACGTCGACGGGCCGCACGTGTACCCGAGGTCGGTGACGGTGGTGTCCGGCTCGGCGGGGGTGCGCGAGGCCGAGGGGTTGCTGCGTCCCGACGGCGGGGCGACCACGTTGCGTCGCGAGGGCGAGGACGAGCCGGTGCTCCTGGTGGACCTCGGGGTGCTCACGAGCGGGTACCTCGAACTCGGCGTGGACGGCGGCACCGATGCTCCGATCCGGCTGGCGTACGCGGAGGGCAAGGAGTACCTCGATCCGCGCACTGGGGACGGGTCTGCCGACCCGGCCGACTTCTTCCACCAGGGCCAGACACCGGGCAGTGACGACGACCCGGACGCCAGGGCGGACGTATTCGCTCCGCGGGGCGAGCCGGCCACGCTGCGCAGCCCGGGTTTGCGGGGCGCGCAGCGCTACGTCGCGGTCTCCCTCGACAGTCCGGGAACGGCCACGATCGACTACCTCAGGGTGCGCCAGGCACAGCGCCCGGCGAGCTACGAGGGGTACTTCCGGTCGAGCGACCGGGTACTCGACGAGGCATGGTTCGCCAGCGCCTACGGCGTGAACCTGTCGGTGGCCAAGGACTCCAGGCGCAATTCGGACGCCGGGTGGATCATTCTGGACGGGCCGAAGCGAGACCGGATCCCGTACGTGGGGGACTTGCAGGTGGTCGCGCTGAGCGGGTACTACCAGAGCGGCGGCCACCGGGAGCCGGTGCGGAACACGCTCGCCCTGTTCGCCTGCCAGCAACACCCGGACGGCTCGCTGCCGGTGTCCAGCCGTATCGACGTGCCCTGCGGCCGGGCCGACCCGGGCCCGCCCGACGGGTCACCGCCGGGGTGGGAACCGCCACCGATCACCACGCTGGCGCGGCTGGACAGCTTCACCGCATGGTGGGTGATCGGCCTCGCCGACTACCACCGCTACGCCGGCGACCCCGAGTTCGTGCGTGCGATGCTGCCGGTGGCGCGGCGGGCGGTCCAGTTCCTCGCGAGCCGCACCGCCGGCGGCGACCTGTTCGTCACCGACCACTACGACAACCGGTGGGCGATCAACTGGCACCCGCCGAACACCGCGACCGGCATCGACGCCTACACCAACGCCGCCTACTACGGCGCACTGCGGGCGCTGGCCGGGCTCGAACGTTCGGTGGCCGATGACGACACGGCCGCACGAGGACTCGACGACCGAGCCGGCCGGGTCCGCGACGCACTGCTCGCACGGCTGTGGGACCCCGGCGCCGGCGCGATGGTGCTCAACACCCAGGATCCCCGCCGCGACCACACCGCCGACGCCAACATCGGCCCGCTGCTGCTCGGCATGTTCGACCAGAACCAGGCGCGCGAGGCGATGCGGTTCCTCGGCACCGCGCTCGCCACCCCGTACGGCACCAAGACCAGCGAGCACCCGGCCGACACCAATCCACAGGACACCATCCACATGACGCAGTTCATCTCGCCTTACCTGCTGGCGAACGAGGCCCTCGGCCGGTTCCGCTACGGCGACGGAACCGGCGCACTACGGCTGATCCGCACCGCGTGGGGACACATGCTCCGCACCGGCCCCGGCACACCCTGGGAACAGATCCAGCTCGACGGCACCGCCGGGGGCGCCGGCACCTCCGGCGGCTCGACCGGCCTCGCACACGCCTGGAGCACGGCCGTTCCCGCGCTGTCGGCGCACGTGCTCGGCGCCGAGCCGATCGCCGACGGCTACCGCACGTGGCGGGTAGCTCCCCACCCCGTCGACCTGCGCTTCGCACAAGGCGATGTGCCCACCCCGCACGGCACGCTGTCGGTCCGGTGGCAACGAGGGGAGCACGACACCTCCTTCCGGCTGACCGCGGTGGCGCCCCACGGCACCACGGGCACGATCGCCCTACCCCTGCTCGGTCGGGACCGGGACATCGCGCTCAACGGCCACATCGTCTGGCGCGCCGGACAACCGGCCGGCCGATTCGCCGCCACGCGGGAGGGCGACCACGTCGTGTTCACCGGCCTGTCGGGCGCCACCACACTGGCCTGGTCATCCTGA
- a CDS encoding AfsR/SARP family transcriptional regulator has product MTYSFQVLGPLRVTADGREAAVPGGRVRTLLAGLLARANVSVTVDQLAAWLWDDGDLPANPKAAVHTYVSRLRGALGDDLIGTTSGGYRITVDEHHLDLARFTSLLDQARRAEQQGGDLAAAAALFAAALGLWRGEPFGGVRSEALLRDEGVRLSEQRFAARCRWAEVRSSLGEHEIVITELTALCGEYPLREDLRELLMIALYRAGRRADALEEYRRASRLLADELGLDPSPSLRRARQAILTSDPRLEIAAPPRPGRTPPVTPAELPAATAGFTGRDADLERLDRLLLGEAPGVGLALVVGTAGVGKTALAVHWAHRATDRFPDGQLYLNLLGFAHQAPVRTLEALTGLLGSLGVAAEQVPADIDRAAALYRSVLADRRILILLDNAATAEQVRPLLPGSPGSAVVITSRDRLPGLEASHGVRAVRLDPLPPAEAHTVLRNGIGEAAQHEPAAVATLARLCAYLPLALRIAAVNATSGGRSIADYAADLRAAGLSALEVDDDPSSAVRPAFTHSYQRLNARDQRIFRLLAAAPGPDFTPDAVAAIAGINRAEAVDSLQALTKAHLVDDLPCGRFARHDLLRSYAAELASTDDGLDQARQRLLDWYTHSADAAAKLLDPLHIRLPLPPVPTAISPVQPRSAIDAVEWLDHERDNLVAAVTHSAAHGPHDRTWRLGATLRGYFANNRRLNEWQLTAHATEIAAKADGDPLGAAAAAVNTIHLHTHNGGNPLVIDLGDAALRLVRAVGWTDAEGSLLTAIGLAHQNLGNLTVALTFHQQALALPPGRGSHAAGRQQVALDHLSTVYELMGRLEDAVTHARLALELCDRTNDDIGRALAQFAIGTAEHQRGNFATAATHLIDCLALARRLPHRATEVLGAMALSRLHCDRGDLDAARAHADLSVAIAHELADLPRQVRTLNARAGIDLVDDRIDHANERYHQALHIADHAGIQQARVETLVGLAHVNRRRGNLDHARALAEEALTSARTVGCLGHGIRAHIALARIHLETHRNRHPLNRTASLRLADEHARRAITTSTETGHRVEHARALACHAAILTALGNPPRDTAAALHRDIGLCTNWLSEIRSPSTERRPAARGRAVLGTALPEH; this is encoded by the coding sequence ATGACCTACTCGTTCCAGGTGCTCGGACCTCTTCGGGTCACCGCGGACGGCCGGGAGGCGGCGGTTCCGGGCGGCAGGGTGCGCACCCTGCTCGCCGGGTTGCTGGCGCGCGCCAACGTGTCGGTGACCGTCGATCAGCTGGCGGCCTGGCTGTGGGACGACGGCGACCTGCCGGCGAACCCGAAGGCCGCGGTGCACACCTACGTCAGCCGGCTGCGCGGCGCGCTCGGTGACGACCTGATCGGCACCACCTCCGGCGGCTACCGCATCACCGTCGACGAGCACCATCTCGACCTCGCGCGGTTCACCTCGCTGCTCGACCAGGCGCGCCGCGCGGAGCAGCAGGGCGGCGACCTCGCCGCCGCGGCTGCCCTGTTCGCTGCTGCGCTGGGGTTGTGGCGGGGTGAGCCGTTCGGTGGTGTGCGCTCCGAAGCACTCCTGCGCGACGAGGGGGTGCGGCTCAGCGAGCAGCGTTTCGCCGCGCGATGCCGGTGGGCGGAGGTGCGGTCCTCGCTCGGCGAGCACGAAATCGTCATCACCGAACTGACCGCCCTGTGTGGTGAGTACCCGCTCCGGGAGGATCTGCGCGAGCTGCTGATGATCGCGCTGTACCGGGCAGGCCGCCGGGCCGACGCGCTGGAGGAGTACCGGCGCGCGAGCCGGCTGCTCGCCGACGAGCTCGGCCTGGATCCCTCACCCTCGCTTCGCCGGGCGCGCCAGGCGATCCTCACCTCGGACCCGAGGCTGGAGATCGCCGCCCCGCCCCGGCCGGGACGCACGCCACCGGTCACCCCTGCCGAGCTGCCGGCGGCGACCGCGGGGTTCACCGGCCGGGACGCCGATCTCGAACGGCTGGACCGGCTTCTGCTCGGTGAGGCACCTGGGGTCGGCCTGGCACTGGTCGTCGGCACGGCGGGCGTGGGCAAGACCGCACTCGCCGTGCACTGGGCGCACCGCGCCACCGACCGGTTCCCCGACGGTCAGCTCTACCTCAACCTGCTCGGATTCGCCCACCAAGCCCCGGTACGCACACTCGAGGCACTCACCGGCCTGCTCGGCTCACTCGGGGTCGCCGCGGAACAAGTGCCGGCCGACATCGACCGGGCCGCCGCGCTCTACCGGAGCGTGCTGGCCGACCGCCGGATCCTGATCCTGCTGGACAACGCCGCGACCGCCGAGCAGGTGCGCCCGCTGTTGCCGGGCTCGCCAGGCAGCGCGGTCGTGATCACCAGCCGAGACCGGCTTCCCGGGCTCGAGGCCAGTCATGGCGTGCGCGCCGTCCGGCTCGACCCGCTCCCCCCGGCCGAAGCGCACACGGTGCTGCGAAACGGCATCGGGGAGGCCGCCCAACATGAACCCGCGGCCGTGGCCACGCTCGCCAGGCTCTGCGCCTACCTGCCGCTGGCACTGCGCATCGCCGCTGTCAACGCGACCAGCGGTGGCCGAAGCATCGCTGACTACGCGGCCGATCTCCGCGCCGCGGGCCTGAGCGCGCTCGAGGTGGACGACGACCCCTCCTCCGCGGTGCGCCCGGCCTTCACGCACTCCTACCAGCGGCTCAACGCCCGCGACCAGCGAATCTTCCGGTTGCTCGCGGCGGCACCAGGGCCCGACTTCACCCCGGACGCGGTCGCCGCCATCGCGGGCATCAACCGGGCCGAGGCCGTGGACTCACTGCAAGCGCTCACCAAGGCGCACTTGGTCGACGACCTGCCATGCGGCCGCTTCGCCCGCCACGACCTACTCCGCTCCTACGCCGCCGAGCTGGCGAGCACCGACGACGGCCTCGACCAGGCGCGACAACGGCTACTCGACTGGTACACCCACAGCGCCGACGCCGCGGCCAAGCTGCTCGACCCGCTCCACATCCGGCTACCACTGCCACCCGTACCCACCGCGATCTCACCCGTCCAGCCTCGCAGCGCCATCGACGCCGTCGAGTGGCTCGACCACGAACGCGACAACCTGGTCGCCGCGGTCACGCACAGCGCCGCGCACGGCCCCCACGACCGAACCTGGCGACTCGGCGCAACGCTGCGCGGATACTTCGCGAACAACCGCCGGCTCAACGAATGGCAGCTGACCGCGCACGCCACCGAAATCGCCGCCAAGGCCGACGGCGACCCGCTCGGCGCGGCCGCCGCCGCGGTGAACACGATCCACCTCCACACCCACAACGGCGGTAACCCGCTGGTGATCGACCTCGGCGACGCCGCACTGCGACTGGTGCGCGCGGTCGGCTGGACTGACGCGGAAGGCTCCCTGCTCACCGCGATCGGGCTCGCCCACCAGAATCTGGGAAACCTGACGGTCGCCCTGACCTTCCACCAGCAAGCACTCGCCCTGCCGCCCGGTCGAGGATCCCACGCGGCGGGCAGGCAGCAGGTCGCACTCGATCATCTCAGTACCGTCTACGAACTGATGGGGCGCCTTGAGGACGCGGTCACCCACGCCCGCCTCGCGCTTGAGCTGTGCGACCGGACCAACGACGACATCGGCCGCGCGCTCGCCCAGTTCGCGATCGGCACCGCCGAACACCAGCGCGGCAACTTCGCCACCGCGGCGACCCACCTCATCGACTGCCTGGCGCTCGCCCGCCGCCTGCCACACCGGGCGACCGAGGTCCTCGGGGCCATGGCGCTGTCCCGTCTTCACTGCGACCGCGGCGACCTCGACGCCGCCCGCGCACACGCAGACCTCAGCGTGGCCATCGCCCACGAACTGGCCGATCTCCCACGACAGGTCCGCACCCTCAACGCCCGGGCCGGCATCGACCTCGTGGACGACCGGATCGACCACGCGAACGAGCGCTACCACCAGGCGCTCCACATCGCCGACCACGCCGGCATCCAGCAGGCGCGGGTCGAGACCCTGGTCGGTCTCGCCCACGTCAACCGGCGACGAGGAAACCTCGACCACGCCCGCGCACTCGCCGAAGAAGCCCTCACCTCGGCGCGCACCGTCGGCTGCCTCGGCCACGGCATCCGGGCACACATCGCGCTCGCCCGAATCCACCTGGAAACACACCGCAACCGACATCCGCTCAACAGAACCGCGTCACTGCGACTGGCCGACGAGCACGCCCGCCGCGCCATCACCACCAGCACCGAAACCGGCCACCGCGTCGAACACGCCCGCGCACTCGCCTGCCACGCCGCCATCCTGACCGCCCTCGGCAATCCACCCCGCGACACGGCCGCTGCGCTCCACCGCGACATAGGGCTGTGCACGAACTGGCTCAGCGAAATCCGCTCCCCCAGCACCGAACGGCGGCCGGCCGCACGCGGCAGGGCCGTGCTGGGCACGGCCCTGCCGGAGCACTGA